CCATCATCGTGTTGACACTTCTCGCGTTTCTATTCAGCATCATGTATGGCATCGTACAGATTCCATTGCGTTCTGTTGTGGATACGTTCTATGCCTTTGATGGCTCGCGTGAACACCTGATCATTCAAACCGTCAGGCTGCCAAGAGCGGTTATTGCCGCAGTGGTTGGCAGCTCACTGGCTGTGGCCGGGTGCCTGATGCAGGCGATTAGCCGCAATGCCCTCGCAGGTCCTGAACTGTTCGGTATTAATTATGGCGCGGCACTTACCGCGGTGCTTGCTTCCTTTTGGCTGGGAACGACGTCTCTACAATTATTTGCATGGTCTGCGCTGTTGGGGGCGGCGGTTGCAGGCGTGCTGGTTTTCCTTCTTAGTTCCACGGGCAGACAACCCTTAACTTCCGTAAAACTAGTTCTGGCAGGGGCTACATTAAATTTGTTATTTGCTTCACTGACACAAGGCATTCTTATCCTGAATGAGCAGTCTTTGGATGCGATGCGTTTCTGGTTGGCGGGTTCATTGACAGGCAGAGATCTCGATCTGTTTATTCAAATTCTGCCTTATCTGATCCTTGGCATCGTCGGTTCGTTTGCATTAAGCAGTCAATTGAACATTTTTGGATTAGGTGATGAAGTGGCTCAAGGATTAGGACAGCGAATGAAGATGATTAGGATCATCTGTATTATCTCGATTGTTCTGCTGGCTGGCAGTGCCGTGGCACTTGCCGGACCAATCGGATTTATCGGGTTAGCCGTTCCGCATATTGCAAGATCAATAACAGGCAGTGATTATCGCTGGGTAGTTCCGTACTCTGCTGTTCTGGGGGCACTACTGCTGCTCACAGCAGATATTGGAGCGAGATTTGTGTTGCCTGGGCAGGAAATTCCTGTTGGGGTGGTTACAGCCTTCTTCGGTGCTCCTTTCCTCATCTATTTGGCCCAAAGAAAGGAGAGATCGATATGATTTCTTCTATTATAAAGAAACGTGCAATCACCCTTATTCTGATCCTGTTGTTATTGAATGTGGGGGTGCTTGTGCTTAATGTGATGTTAGGAGATCGCTCCATCCCTCCGGGAGAAGTATTGCGTAGCTTGATGGGAAGGGGAGATCAGGAATATCACTTCACCATTCATCAGTTAAGGCTGCCCCGGGTACTGACCGGTTTTCTGGTTGGGTGCGGTCTGGCATTGGCGGGTACAATCCTACAGGTCATTACAAGGAATCCTCTGGCATCACCTGGCGTAATTGGGCTGAATTCGGGTGCGGCTGCTGCGGTGGTTGCCGTCATGGTGCTGGTTCCTACCTTTCCAATGCGGCATATGCCTTGGATTGCATTCGTTGGAGCCTTTCTCGCGGCCACGGTAATCTATGGATTGTCATGGAGAAAAGGAGAGGCGAGTTCCACGGTTCGCATGCTGCTGATTGGTGTGGGCATCTCTGCAATGGCTGGCGCATTAATCACCTATTTGCTGACGGTGGGCAAAATATTCCGGATCTCTCAGGCTTCCGTGTGGATGGCAGGCAGTCTATACGGACGAACGTGGGGACACTTTTGGCCTTTATTGCCGTGGATGCTGCTCCTGTTTCTTCTATTAATATGGATGTCCAGACGGCTGGATATGTTTCTGCTCGATGTCCAGTCGGCAACTGGACTGGGTCTGCGGGTAGAGACTATGCGGGTGTTGTTCCTTCTGATGAGTGTAGGGCTCGCCGGGTCCGCGGTGTCGATGGCAGGAACGATTGGCTTTGTTGGCTTAATGGCTCCTCACATGGCAAAACATCTGGCAGGAAGCCGGAGTCTCGTTCGTTTACCGATTGCAGCGTTGCTTGGAGGACTGATCGTCATGCTCGCAGATCTCGCCGGACGGACATGTTTCACTCCGTATGAAATTCCAGCCGGATTAATTACGGCGATTATCGGGGCTCCATATATGATGTATTTGCTGTTACGACGCAGAGGGATATAATGAAGAAAAGGATTCAGAATGCAAGAAAGGCTGGTGCATTTTTTCATGCCATCATATGTGAACGAAGCCAATCTAATCTATCTTTTATCTTCAGTACGTAAACGAAAGTTTCCCATGACCCGACAAGCCAAACATGTTCGGGTCCCTGTATACATATTATGCTTTATTACAGAGGGCGAAGGAGTTGTTGTACTGGATGGTGCGCTCCAGAAGGTTCGTCCTCTCCAGTTATATTTGCTTGTACCCGGCATGATTGTGGAATTCCCGGAACAAGGCAGCACGTTTGAATACTATGGCATATGGTTTGAACCGATCCGGCTAACTAAGACCAGAGGTAG
This window of the Paenibacillus marchantiae genome carries:
- a CDS encoding FecCD family ABC transporter permease, whose protein sequence is MNTNTRFKITGLATIIVLTLLAFLFSIMYGIVQIPLRSVVDTFYAFDGSREHLIIQTVRLPRAVIAAVVGSSLAVAGCLMQAISRNALAGPELFGINYGAALTAVLASFWLGTTSLQLFAWSALLGAAVAGVLVFLLSSTGRQPLTSVKLVLAGATLNLLFASLTQGILILNEQSLDAMRFWLAGSLTGRDLDLFIQILPYLILGIVGSFALSSQLNIFGLGDEVAQGLGQRMKMIRIICIISIVLLAGSAVALAGPIGFIGLAVPHIARSITGSDYRWVVPYSAVLGALLLLTADIGARFVLPGQEIPVGVVTAFFGAPFLIYLAQRKERSI
- a CDS encoding FecCD family ABC transporter permease; this translates as MISSIIKKRAITLILILLLLNVGVLVLNVMLGDRSIPPGEVLRSLMGRGDQEYHFTIHQLRLPRVLTGFLVGCGLALAGTILQVITRNPLASPGVIGLNSGAAAAVVAVMVLVPTFPMRHMPWIAFVGAFLAATVIYGLSWRKGEASSTVRMLLIGVGISAMAGALITYLLTVGKIFRISQASVWMAGSLYGRTWGHFWPLLPWMLLLFLLLIWMSRRLDMFLLDVQSATGLGLRVETMRVLFLLMSVGLAGSAVSMAGTIGFVGLMAPHMAKHLAGSRSLVRLPIAALLGGLIVMLADLAGRTCFTPYEIPAGLITAIIGAPYMMYLLLRRRGI